The genomic interval TTGCAGAGCATGTTAGACTCAATACAAttctcacacacattaattaactgtcattgcaatttaatatgcaagttagcaacaacaacaacaacaacacattaggCTCCATGTGTCCAGTACTTTATCTAGATACCCATAACGCTTCACAATGAAGAGGGGGTGATTACTCACTCATAAgcaacaccaacacaaacacacacacacacacacacacatgaaacaagaACAGCTAAATTGCAAACCATGGAGCTGTAGAAGTGAGTAGAATCCTTTTTGGgagttaaagcaacacaattCAGTTCTTTTACCTTAATCATTTGTGGGAGATAAATGCATTTGAGCAAATGCACATACATGTGAAAGTGTTGAACTgacaataagtgtgtgtgtgtcggatcTATAAAGAAGAGTAGTaagcagagaggaagaagaagaggatgaagaggaagaggaggatgagctGTTTATTTCAGTGCTGTTGTGAGTATGATGTTGACGTGCACTATGTTGGTAAAGTGTCGTAAAATTGTGACAGACTGCTGGCGCACCACAGCAGTGAGGGCCAGTGTGACGTACCTTGACTGACCGTCAGCACCACTTTGGTTTTAGTGTCTGACCCCACTGACTAAGCCCACAGTAGTAAACTCCAGCATCACCCAACCGCAAATTAAAGATGATCACTGAGAAAGTCCTTGCACTTATGGTGTCCAAAGCAAAATATCTTCCCTCTGTAACTCCATCATTAGGCTTTCCTAATGTGATAAGAACATCACTCCGCCCACACGGCTCCCGGCAGAAGTACTTTGATGTGTATATGTGCTGATCTGGATATGGGCATGTTAATTCCACTCTTCCTCCTTTAGTTCCAGACACATGTATGGGTGCCGTCAGGACTCCTGTCTGAACTACAGAGAAATTCAGATTCAGTCAAACAGAAATCAGCGTCAGGTTCAGATGCAGTCAGATCAAGTGGTTTTCCTTGTTATGTGACGATGTACAGTCGGGGCCTAATTTTTAGCACCCTCCCATTTTATCTGTATGCATGTTTAATGCAAATCagtatatttaaaataataaaacatagatacacacactgcatatcAGTACACGGTATGACCGCCACATGGTGTGGCCACCTGCTCACCTGCGCAAAGAACATAAAGCCCAATTTCTCTCCATgccctactcctgcaactcctgatatactgtaaataacacttcccaagtcaagtcaagtcaagctccacatataagacattgtcattgacacagactaacaaagacaatagatgctggacggagcggcgtagtcgccagcgtacccgtgacaccaagacatactagacatacaacaaacaagttaataaataaaaataaagttagtccaatttccaaccggctgaaaatgtccaagggcaaagaTGACCTGcgtgaaaactgcgcacagctgtgtcttcacgatgcaacaccaacaaagttctttagatCTGACCAACCCggagaattcactggcagtctggagagcactggaaggACTAGACAGTCCGAATTTGTGATGGGCGACCCTGCTGATTATCAGCTCGGTGGTCCTAGACAGTGAcggtttgttgtttgttgtttcatgGTTGATGCTGTCATCAGAGTTTCTtagcactcaatccagactccaggcaccggtagatgctagcatggcagctcgcatgTCAGCCGCAGCTCGGTGGTCGTGGCAGCTGCAGATCTCTTGCAGATTGAAGTTAGGCACACTTGTTGAGCAATCCCTCCATCCCCTGCTTACTCGTACAGTCATTTCCTGTAtattagctgcattgtgtataaaccacaggacagtgttttatgcaagttaaaaaaaccaaaccatattaataccatatttaACTGGCCCTGTGTATTAAtctcatagctgaagacattttgcaaaatccATGTATAAActgcagctaatagttgggagATTACGGTAAACCTCAAGTCTTACATGCTCTCCTCTGGGTTAATCAGTGGTTATTTACAGCATCAGAAAGAGTTGGTTTCTATTTGTGCTGCCAGAGAAACAGGGTCTTAGTGCCCGACTCTTTGCTTTACTCTATATACCAATGGCATCCAGCTACAGTATACATGACACAATCAATTTCATAATTCTTAAAGAAGACATGAAGCGTTCTTTCAATAAAACAACAAATTCAGCCACAGCTCTTAATTAATTCAGAAACTGTTCTGTTTCTAGCAAGACCTTTTGTAATGGTCTCCTTTTTTACTTGAACGACTCAAATGTTAGTCCTCCTTTAATCACCAGCTATaatagataaacacacacacacacacacacacacacacacacacacacacactcaccagagcagagggagaggatcCACAGAGCCGTCCTCATCTTGATCCAGTCtgatgagtacacacacacacacatgagtacaCACACGCCACTACCGTGCTGCGATCACCACACACACGACCACTTCCTCTCAAAATGAGGGCTAAAAAAGAACCAACCAACTCGCCAACAGTTTGTGGTAGCATCCATCACCCCCTCACTCACAACAAGGAAACAGATCAATACACTGTGATGGGGTAGTTTAgaacagtggtggtggtggggtggtttAGAACAGTCTTTTGGAACAGTGTTGGTGGTGGTTTAGAACTGCGTTTTGGAACAGTGTTGGTGGTGGGGTGATTTAGAACAGTCGTTTGGAACAGTAGTGGGCTGGTGGAGTGGTTTAGAACAGTGTCTCCAACAGCAGAGAAGCATCAGGACTGTTGAGCCTACTGGATTGGCCTACCAACACCAAACAGTCTGCAGTTGTGTAGTCTACTGCCCCCCTGTGGTCTAATGAGTGCACTGCAGAAGGATAGTACAAGACTGCTACCCTCCAACAGCACTGTCCTGTTgatccaagtgtgtgtgttgggttttcAGTTCAGTGTGCTTTGTTCAAAGTGTCTTAGTGTAGGTGTGTTTAGAGTGCTCTGTTAAATTAGGTAGGCTATTTGAACACAATGTTCTAAATGGATGACTTTCACTTGTAGTTCAGCATCAACTAAAAGTCTATGACAGCTTAAGGTCTGTTATGAATCACTCTCGGCTAAAAACAACACTTAAAAAGGAGACGGTAGGTAATGGTTGCTATAAGATAATCATttcatttgtcaaaatctgcaaAACAAtgtaatgggggggggggaaccTAATCGTGCACAGTGGAACCTAGATGACGTCTAATAACCATGGCGGTACGGAGATATCTGCGTAGCTACTtcagtgtgtttaaatgtgtgtgtcaggctgtcctctctccctctctcacacactcctctctctctctccctcacccttgTACTGCTGCCTCTACTCTCGTCTGCTTTTGTTCAGAGAACATTTCAGACTCTCACATCTCTGGTGATTCACTGGTCACAATGGATTTTGTCATTGTCACATAAACAAACTTTATAAACAGTTactacacattctctctctctcgcacacactctctctctctctccacacacactctctctctctccacacattctctctctcgcacacacacagacacacaattatgtgtgtatgcacacacacatttatattgaCATTAATTCATTTGACAGACACGTTTATCCAAAGTAGATCAGATcgtctcccctctctcacacatacacaactcctcacacacccattctccctgtctctcttacatacatacacactcacacactctctcactatctACCCCTCTATcatacaccctctctctctctatctctctctcacacacacacacacacaccctcttcatCTCCTTGCGGCCAGCTGCTCTTTCTCTGCTCATTAAGCTGGGCGGGCAGCGGCAGGATTATTCTTAGATGCGCCGccgtgctgctgtgctgctgtgttgaGCCCACTCCATATATGGGCATACGAGGAGGGAGAGACTGGAGCACACCTAAACAAGCCTGAGTCAGCAGaccctcactacacacacatatatacacacacacacacacatatatatatatacatacattatacacacacacatatatccatacattatacacatacacacacacacacacacacacacacacacatacacacacacacacatatatatacatacattatacacacacacacacacacatatatatatacatacattatacacacacacacacacacacacacacaggcatacatgtatacaatacacacacacacatgtgcacatacagtatatacacatacattacacgcacacacaaatacatatattacacacacacacacattatgcatacATTACCCATACACCTCTCTACAAACGgaaaacacacacttgtctccAGAACACACTGTTTACTCAGACTCAGCTAaactacagacacaaacactcacctGGGCCTGCCTGTACTGTGCCAGCTCTGTTATAGACCTCTCTGTTAAGGCCTACACTGTGTTATGATACACTTGATTACCCTGGCAATATATACAAACCAGGAGGTAagaggagtggtgtgtgtgtgtgtgtgtgtgtgtgtgtgtgtgtgtgtgtgtgtgtgtgtgtgtgtgtgtgacaatacCACATCAGAAGAGTGTTCATACAAGACCCACTTCACACTGAACCAGTGTGTCACATGTTTAATCCAAATGCAAACTCATCACAAACAAACGCTGGAAAAGGAAACATGCTCCCAATCTGTTCACTCTCATCATTCTTTCACTAGTGAGTGGGTTATCTCGTgagaaaacagacacacactggttGCACAAACAATTTGAATGAATAAactaatacaaataaaaaaaaaacttttgcgCAGTGTAACTCAGTGAGATCTCACCACACCCAACCAATACATGTGTGAATCCAACTACTTTCTAAGACTGTAACATAGCAAAGCTCAATAAAAAAATGATCATGAAACATTTCCATGAATAAAtgactcccccacacacactccccatctctcaggacatttcacacacacactccaggagaaaagagagggaccTTCAGTCTGAGGGGAGTAGAGCTCAACAGTCCCGCCCCTGCTCCGAGAGAGCGCCGTTTCAGGAAGTAAGTTTCCCATTTATTTCTCCAATCGACGTCTGGACAAATCCGTATACGTTTTAGACCGTGACATAACTGGTTTTGAGTCTACCGTGGATGGTTACGATTTTATGTCTTATAATCTAGTTCTCAATggaaaacaattgaatctaacTAGAATCTTACTTCCGGAATCGGAGTGGGGCGAGACTGTTGAGCTCTATTCCCCCAGTTCCGCTGAGGGGTCTTCACCCAGTTGTACTGCCCTGCTGAGGGTTCTTCTTCAGCCAATTCTGCTGCCCTGCTGAGGGGTATTTGCCCAGTTCTACTGCTGCCCTCCTCTTCACGCACTCAGGCTGCTCAGGGAAGTTCTGGCCTATAATTTGTCACCTGATATATCTAACATTCCATCAGCGTTGCCAGGTCTGACTTCAAATCCCCTTAAAATCTGAGAAACTCCCAAATTAAGACTTGTGCAATTCTAACTTGTTCCAGCCACCCATTAAAATAgaattaagttttttttttttttttaaatcaggaaAGATTTGGTTATCAGGAGAATGTGAATACATGATGGCCCATGAGACTACTGTGCCGGCAGAGTGTGTCTCTGAAGTGGAGCCGGGCCAGTTCTGGTGTCGTTCCGGGCCAGAGCGGTTCCGATATGAGCCCAACCTGTGGGTTCGCATCCTTCACAACACACTGGTCTTCACCTCAGCACACCTCACCAGACTGGAGGAAGGGAGTGGGCCTCGTGGAGATTAGAAAAGCCCCCTTCCTTCCTCCAGGGAGAGCCTAGAACAGTCACAGTCATTCCAGAACAGTCTAGAGTCATTTAGAGAATTCTAGAGTATTCATTCACTCATAGGggtcattcacattcacatcacaTCACTTCACAGTCTCTGGGGCATCAGTGAGTCCACAGGGGTAGATGAGGGTTGTTGCCAGGGGTCCTTTCTGCCCCGCTGGGCTGGTCCACCCCTGAGTGCCTTCTCTGCTGTTACCTCAGCAACTTGGGCACCTCCacctaaaagagagagagtgaataagggagagagagagagagggaataagagagagaaagagagagaaagagaataagagaggagggagatacggagagagagagagagagagagagagagagagagaggatggagagcgtgcacacacacacacacacacacacacacacacacacacacacacacacacacacacacacacacacattacacagggCAGGGTGAACTGGGTGGACCATCTGGAGGCATTTCAACTGAAAGCTGCGTTCCTGACAGAGTTGTTCTGGGAAACACTCGAGATAAGGATTGTTTACCAATTCCTACTCTTTTTTAAGAGCTGAAGCACAACACGCCACACTCCAACCACCACTGCTCTCATGACCCAGGTCAAGCCAAGGAAGCACAACACCTCACACGCCGACTACCAAGGAAGCTAAGGAAGCTGCTCTACCAACAGCAGGATAGCTAAAGGAGGTTTAAGTGtgtaacagatttttaaatataCTACAGACATTTAAGTATATTACAGATGTTCAAGTATAAGACAGACGTTATACTACCGATATAAGACAGAAGTAGAGGTTTATGTATGCTACCGATGTTTAAATGTACAACAGAtgtttatgtactgtatatgacgTATGTTTAAGTACAAGTACAATGAAGTATAGTATATGCAACAGATGTGTAAGTATCCTACAGATGTTTAAGTATGCGATAGGTGTTTAAGTATGCAACAGATGTTTAAGTATGCTACATATGTTtaagtttaagtgtgtgtgtgtgtgtgtgtgtgtgtgtgtgtgtgtgtgtgtgtgtgtgtgtgaaagattctgtgtgagtgagagagagacagtgtgtgtgtatgcctaggCAGCTGAAGcaccatttttaaaaatcactaaaaataatttagcttcTGTTTAAATTAGCTTTGGCTACTGTCACGCTACAAATGCCTTCTGGACAGATGAGAAGAAATATTATTAACAACGCTGATTCTTTTTTAAATGCTTCCTGATACCATGAGCTCCTAGGACTAGGTTCTCCATCAACTTCAGTAGGGGATGTAGCCTCTCCAGTTAGTAGTTAGTAGAACTGTGTTTGACcttatgtgtctatgtgtgtgtgtgtgtgtgtgtgtgtgtgtgtgtgtgacagtgtgtgtgtctgtgtgtttgtgtgtgtgtgtgtgttgttgctatTGCTATAGTTAGTGTATTTGGttaagtgtatatgtgtgtgtaggaatatgggtgtgtgtgtttgtgtgtgtttggcaccTTCTTGAGGGTTTTCATGTTGCCGTTGTTGCGTATGGATGCCAGCAGCTGGTCTCTGGAGTTCCTCTCGGTTCTTGGTTCTCCGGTCCGGTTCTCGGTTCTCCTCTGGGACACCGGTGTGAGGGAGCGCCTCAGCGCCTGCACATCCAGCGCCGgtgcagggggagggggggcgggGGGCGCACACACCCCCCTCCGTGCTCCATCCTTAcccgggggggtgggggcgggggggctTGGCGGAGGGCGAGCGGAGGGAACCGGCCGGCGGAGGGTCCGGCTTGTCCACGTGATTGGGCTGATGGGAGAACTTCTGCCTAAAGGTGTCCATGGCACCGGACGCCTTACCGGATGCCGGTGGCCTCTGGGCCCGGCTCAGGTTCTGACCCGGTGGCAGAGTTTGCTGATCGTTTTTCTGCGTCACTGAGTTCTGCTGGGCTGGCGGGAACCCCCTGGCCGCCAGGCCCGTCTGGGAGGGATGCTTCGGCACGTTCTTCTGCTTCTGCTGCAGGTTCTGCTGCTTCGGCACgttctgctgcttctgctgcagGTTCTGCTGCTTTGGCACgttctgctgctgcttctgcaggTTCTGCTGGGTCTTCTGGTTCTGCGGCGTGTTCTGCGGCGTGTTCTCCGGGCCCGGCTGGTTCTGGCTGCGAGCCTGGCTCTGCCTCTGTTCCAGGCGGCGCTGCCGCTGGCGGTCCATGTTGCGGCTGAGGATGTGGGTCATGGTCATGCGCGGGCCAGCCAGCTCAAAGTGGTAGCCCAGCTTGAGCAGCGTGGCGTTGTCCCTCAGCAGCCGCGCCATCTCCATCTCCGTCTTGCCGCCGCAGATGTGCCGCTGGTTGTGGAAGCGCAGCTCGGTCAGCGACGCGTTCTCCGTCAGTGCCTCCACCAGGGCCAGCATGCCACGGCCGGTCAGCTGATTGGAGTCCAGGTTGAGGCTGGCCAGCGTAGCGTTGGAGCGGAGCGTGTGTGCCACGGCCAGGGCCACGTGGTCATTGGCGCGCGTGTTGGCCAGGCTGAAGGAGCGCACGTGAGTGTTCCGGCGCAGGGCCTCGGCCATCTGCAGGAGGGTGTCTGAGCGGATGGCGTCCGAGTTGTTGACGTTGAGCTCGGTCAGCTCGGGGTCGTTGCTTCGGACTCTCTCCAGGAGGCCATCGAACATGCTGGAGGCCTcgtcactctcctcctcttccttgtcttcttcctcatcctcttcctcctcctcttcctcctccccttcttcctcctcctgctcagGCTCTCTGCTGGGTGGGCAGCTCTTACTCTGATTGTCCACCTCCTGACTGTCCTGTCTGCTCTTCTCTCTGATCCGTCTGTGTGAGCGCTCGTCtgatatctctctcttctcctctctcgtcTTGTCTCTAGCcacctctttcttctcctctctgctcttctctctacCCAGTCTGCCTGACTTCTCCTCtgatctgtctctcttctcctctctcctctcctctctcttctcctctctcttccactctcttttcttcatcaaaccttctctctctctcctctcctccactcctctctccctcctctcctccacttctctctccctcctctcctccactcctctctcttttatctcctccactcctctcccctccattgctctctctctcctctcctccactcctctctctgtcttcctcctctcctccacctggcTGTTTCtatcttctcttttttcctcttcacaTTTAGACACCAagcctcttctcttcctcctctcctccattgctctctctctttccctctcttttttcacctcctcatcctcctccaatcctttctcccccctctcctccactcctctatctctcctctccttcactcctctctccctcctctcctctattgttctctctctcctctcttccactcctctctctctcctctcctccactcctctctctgtcttcctcctctcctccatctggcTGGTTCtatcttctcttttttcctcttcacaTTTAGACACCAagcctcttctcttcctcctctcctccattgctctctctctctccctctctttcttaacgtcctcgtcgtcctcctcctctttctctgtgtctccctctaGTCTGGAGGTCAGACCCTTTGATCGCgagtcctctcttcctctcttgaactcctctctgtgttccctcgctcccttcctctcctcctctcccctcctgctCCCCCCATCAGTCCGCACCTCCGTTatcccctctctgctctccgTCCTCCTCAGTCTCTTAGGGGAGGTGGCGCTGCTGCTGTTTGCCACCAGGGGGCGCTCTCTCTCGTCAGCTTGATTCTCTGCGCTGGCCTCTTCCTGACCGCCCCCCTCTGGCTCCGCCTCCTCCACACTGCTGCTATGTGAGAGGCTCCGCCCCCGGCTCCGCCCCATCCGACGCAGTCGCTCCGCCTTGCGCTCACTCTTCACCTCCCCCTATGGCCCAGAGACACGCAATCAAAACATCCATCAATATATCAATCAATACAGCAATCAATACATCCATCAATATATCAATCAATACAGCAATCAAAATATCAATCAATACATCCATCAATACAGCAATCAATAACTAATTTCATATACCAACCACTAAACAATCAATATATCAATCAATACATCAATCAATATAACAATCATTACAGCAATCAATATATCAATCAATACATCCATCAATACAGCAATCAATAACTCATTTAATATACCCACcactaaacaaccaatacatcAATCAATATAACAATCATTACAGCAATCAACATATCAATCAATACATCCATCAATGTAGCAATCAATACATCCATACAGCAATCAATAACTCATTTCATATACCCACCACTAACCAATCAATACAACAATCAACACATCAATCAATGTAGCAATCAATACATCAATCAATAACTCATCTTATATACCCACCACTAATcaatcattcactcacacacagagtaacTTATTAAGTCAattacccactcactcactcacaatccatcaatcaatcaatcaatacatCATGAAATCAATTCATCCACCCATCAATTGACAAAGTCCCAAATAGATCATAGATTCATCCATCCAACTTTCAATCAAGCAATCAATCAAGCAAGCAATCAAAGACCACACATCAATGCCAATCATCAATCTACCAACCAACCTTTCAGTCAATAAGTCATTCAGTCAATCTAATAACggatgttttattttattgacacTGGGCCATAAACAATTACTACAGTTTCCAAGACCAGCCTGTCTCAGTCAGTCTGTTTATTTGTCTATTCAGGGTTCGGAATTCTATAATGGCCAAAGAGAGTGATGGATGCGCTGAGAGTGGCACACTAGTGCCCAGACGAACCCCTGAGAGTGGCACACTAGTGCCCAGACGTGCTGAGAGTGGCACACTAGTGCCCAGACGAGAGTGGCACACTAGTGCCCAGATGTGCTGAGAGTGGCACACTAGTGCGCAGGCGACCCCTGAGAGTGGCACACTAGTGCCCAGACGAGAGTGGCACACTAGTGCCCAGGCGACCCCTGAGAGTGGCACACTAGTGCTCAGATGAGAGTGGCACACTAGTGCCCAGACGTGCTGAGAGTGGCACACTAGTGCCCAGATGACCCCTGAGAGTGGCACACTAGTGCCCAGACGTGCTGAGAGTGGCACACTAGTGCCCAGACGACCCCTGAGACAGCAGCAGATGTGGGTCAGACAGGGCCTGCCATCTAATCTGTCTCGGATCCGGGCCTGAGGCCTGTTTTAGACCACGGCCGGAGCTGATCCTGGATCAGCGGTACTGCTggagaggagggatagagagaggtggaggggggctAAATGGGTGCTGTTGGGGGCCCATCTGCAGTGCTGCTGGAGGGGGGCGCTAGATGTGGGCTAGAGAGGGGTAGGGAGGGGCTAGTCCGTCTGCAGTGCTGCCCTCTGAGAGGAGCTCCCCAGAAGGCAGGAAGTCTGTGTGATGTGGCTTCAATGCCCAGTTCACTTCTTGGCTCCAGCACGTGGAGTTGAAGTTTTTAATAGTCTGATGCATACTCTGACAGCACTTTGACACGAGGCCAGaatgcgtgcgcgtgtgtctcTTCATCTCCGGCCTCTGGCTGCACCCCGAGGTTGAAATAGTCTAGAAGTAGCACCACATAACTCTCTGTGTTTATAAACTTGTTCTCCTCGATTTGAGTACAAAATCATTACATAAAACTCGTTCGCTTGGCTGATCCTGGGTCACGCATGTTTTCGAGGTGCACATAGCTATTTATAGCCGAACTTTAATTTCGGttcctccagagaggagagtgcGCGCGCCATTGTTTGAGGAACTCTCAGATCTCGCAGATGTGTCCGTAAAAGGCAGTGTGAGCGGGAGCAGCCTGCCGAAGAATTCCGTCCGGTCGCGCGTCTGGCGCTGCAATGCGCGCGACTTTTCATCACTTTATCTTACGCTTACATTGACTGCGACCGCTTCTGATGTAATGCCACGCGACCTGAGACTGTCCCATTCAAACAATCAGAACATTCCACCACAATAATCGCGGTTCAAATATTGTAGTCTATTGATTTGACACAGGAAAACAACAGCCACATCAGTGAATGCGCCAGCGTGGATGTGGGCAAACTTGTTATGGGCTGACAGATGCAGCCTTCATCGATCCCTTCTCCTGTGGGGTCAGCCCTGTCCAGCCGCCCATAGCCTACAATCTGATGTGGTTCTACAACCCCCGGGCATCCACTGGCGCTGATGGAGCGGCGCGCACACGTGAACCGCGATGCTGAATTGCTGCTCGGTGTTGAGGGCAGCTTCGGACAAACTGGCCTCTTCCCGCTCCCCCAGAGGCACGCGGCTTCTGTGGAGCGTGAAGACAGAGTTGCCAGGCAACTCAGAGTGTGATGATGCCCTAGCGAGCGACTGACATTTCGCGTGCAGCGTTTTTCCGTCTTCTTCCTCTCTTGAGCTTTCAAACAAACAGCGCGCGGTGTCTCTACGGGCCTTACTAGCAGGGCTCAGGTTTCCAGGGTCGCGGTACACCTGTCCAACGGGGCGCTTATCAGCCCACTTATCTAAACAATTTCGCAGACACTTAGCGCAGATAATGACATCCAGAAAGGCATCTATGCACCGACGGAGCCAAGTTAAATGCCGCCTCAGTGGGATTGGCAACGGCTGCGTTTCAACAGCCGTCAGTTGTTAGGGTCTCTGCAGGGCGCAAATAAAAGGGCATGGTGGGGAACGCCCTTTCAAATCCGCACGTGGAGGATCTCTGTCCAGCAGCCAAAAA from Alosa alosa isolate M-15738 ecotype Scorff River chromosome 4, AALO_Geno_1.1, whole genome shotgun sequence carries:
- the LOC125292967 gene encoding leiomodin-1 is translated as MSSGEEDFDSLLATLSPEEVEELEKELIVIDPDPNVPVGLRQRNQTDKHPERGYNREAMLDYCVRETKKLLRRERSVEGEVKSERKAERLRRMGRSRGRSLSHSSSVEEAEPEGGGQEEASAENQADERERPLVANSSSATSPKRLRRTESREGITEVRTDGGSRRGEEERKGAREHREEFKRGREDSRSKGLTSRLEGDTEKEEEDDEDVKKERERERAERREEKRDRSEEKSGRLGREKSREEKKEVARDKTREEKREISDERSHRRIREKSRQDSQEVDNQSKSCPPSREPEQEEEEGEEEEEEEEDEEEDKEEEESDEASSMFDGLLERVRSNDPELTELNVNNSDAIRSDTLLQMAEALRRNTHVRSFSLANTRANDHVALAVAHTLRSNATLASLNLDSNQLTGRGMLALVEALTENASLTELRFHNQRHICGGKTEMEMARLLRDNATLLKLGYHFELAGPRMTMTHILSRNMDRQRQRRLEQRQSQARSQNQPGPENTPQNTPQNQKTQQNLQKQQQNVPKQQNLQQKQQNVPKQQNLQQKQKNVPKHPSQTGLAARGFPPAQQNSVTQKNDQQTLPPGQNLSRAQRPPASGKASGAMDTFRQKFSHQPNHVDKPDPPPAGSLRSPSDGARRGVCAPPAPPPPAPALDVQALRRSLTPVSQRRTENRTGEPRTERNSRDQLLASIRNNGNMKTLKKVEVPKLLR